The Micromonospora sp. Llam0 genome includes a window with the following:
- a CDS encoding bifunctional diguanylate cyclase/phosphodiesterase translates to MAADRPGGARRWAVVAGVLTITVEAGWLLAGGPAAALVSDLGAIIVAGCAATTCGITARRHPPQLRRFWVLLAATMALAAGGRVIWTVGRLTVAALPHTPLIGLIFFASLVTGTAALLSAVSAPRSAVGRARVLLDGVIVGLALLPVAWLVVYRDMANAEMDGTATALGMLYPMLDLIQLVVLISVAGPARPLWPALTLLGASLAVRAGADAVYVSMIAQATYQPGHPVDVCWPLSYLLVAMASRHPPPADLDQIDETAEPPPLPWWRVALPYLTVGAAIAAVLAAGEPSPVIYASGVALLAALAGRQALAANENRRLAARLRRLAYTDQLTGLPNRLLFTRRLRQSIAALTEPGRVAVLLLDLDGFKQVNDRFGHATGDAMLSEVAARMRSAVGDAGLIARLGGDEFAVLLDPARDPARLADRLLAMLADGTVTSASIGIAEYGPHHCGDADLLRDADIAMYAAKAAGKSAYRFCTPGLREAAVDRAELIAELRRAVDDGGQFELAYQPIVDVGTGRIRGAEALVRWRHPRLGLLSPGRFLPLAEETGLVLPLDRWVLATACHDAAAWQQLAPGTTVAVNLAPAQLRRPDLIAMVDGAVAVAGLAAPRLTLELTETALIDSTDEVLSRLAQLRELDVRISIDDFGTGYSSLSYLHRLPATDLKIDRSFVDRLDSPDPKAYATVEMVTRLADAFGLVVVAEGVETEVQHGAVAAIGCPRAQGYRYGRPQPVAQLRQLIAAR, encoded by the coding sequence GTGGCAGCAGACAGACCGGGCGGGGCGCGTCGATGGGCCGTCGTCGCCGGGGTCCTGACAATCACCGTCGAGGCGGGGTGGCTGCTGGCCGGCGGCCCGGCCGCCGCACTGGTCAGCGACCTCGGCGCGATCATCGTCGCCGGCTGCGCCGCCACCACCTGCGGGATAACCGCGAGACGCCACCCGCCGCAGCTGCGCCGATTCTGGGTGCTGCTGGCGGCGACCATGGCCCTCGCCGCCGGCGGCCGGGTCATCTGGACCGTTGGCCGGCTCACCGTCGCCGCGCTGCCACACACCCCACTGATCGGCCTGATCTTCTTCGCCAGCCTCGTCACCGGAACCGCCGCGCTGCTCAGCGCGGTCTCGGCACCGCGCAGCGCGGTCGGCCGGGCCCGAGTGCTGCTGGACGGGGTGATCGTCGGGCTGGCGCTGCTCCCGGTCGCCTGGTTGGTGGTGTACCGCGACATGGCCAACGCCGAAATGGACGGTACGGCCACCGCGCTCGGCATGCTCTACCCGATGCTGGACCTGATCCAGCTTGTCGTCCTGATCTCGGTCGCCGGCCCGGCCCGACCACTGTGGCCGGCGCTGACCCTGCTCGGGGCCAGCCTGGCGGTGCGGGCCGGGGCCGACGCTGTCTACGTGTCGATGATCGCCCAGGCCACCTACCAACCCGGTCACCCGGTCGACGTCTGCTGGCCGCTGAGCTACCTGCTGGTGGCGATGGCCAGCCGGCACCCGCCCCCGGCCGATCTCGACCAGATCGACGAGACCGCCGAGCCGCCGCCGCTGCCGTGGTGGCGGGTCGCGCTGCCGTACCTGACCGTCGGCGCGGCGATCGCAGCGGTGCTCGCCGCCGGCGAACCGTCGCCGGTGATCTACGCCAGCGGTGTCGCGCTGCTCGCCGCGCTGGCTGGCCGGCAGGCCCTGGCCGCGAACGAGAACCGCCGGCTGGCCGCCCGGCTACGCCGGCTCGCCTACACCGACCAGTTGACCGGGCTGCCGAACCGGCTGCTGTTCACCCGCCGGCTGCGTCAGTCGATCGCGGCGCTGACCGAACCGGGCCGCGTCGCCGTCCTGCTGCTCGATCTCGACGGGTTCAAACAGGTCAACGACCGGTTCGGCCACGCCACCGGAGACGCGATGCTCAGCGAGGTGGCGGCCCGGATGCGGTCCGCCGTCGGCGACGCGGGGCTGATCGCCCGGCTCGGTGGCGACGAGTTCGCCGTCCTGCTCGACCCGGCCCGGGACCCGGCCCGGCTGGCCGACCGGCTGCTCGCGATGCTCGCCGACGGCACGGTCACCTCGGCGAGCATCGGCATCGCCGAGTACGGGCCGCACCACTGCGGCGACGCCGATCTGCTGCGCGACGCCGACATCGCGATGTACGCGGCGAAGGCGGCCGGCAAGTCCGCGTACCGGTTCTGCACCCCCGGGCTACGCGAGGCGGCGGTGGACCGGGCCGAACTGATCGCCGAGCTGCGCCGGGCGGTCGACGACGGCGGCCAGTTCGAGCTGGCGTACCAGCCGATCGTCGACGTCGGCACCGGTCGGATCCGCGGCGCCGAGGCGCTGGTGCGGTGGCGGCACCCCCGGCTCGGGCTACTCAGCCCCGGCCGGTTCCTGCCGCTGGCCGAGGAGACCGGCCTGGTGCTGCCGCTGGACCGCTGGGTGCTCGCCACCGCCTGTCACGACGCGGCCGCCTGGCAGCAGCTGGCGCCCGGCACCACGGTGGCGGTCAACCTGGCGCCGGCCCAGCTGCGCCGCCCGGATCTGATCGCCATGGTGGACGGGGCGGTGGCGGTGGCCGGGCTGGCCGCCCCCCGGCTGACCCTGGAGCTGACCGAGACGGCGCTGATCGACAGCACCGACGAGGTGCTGTCCCGACTCGCCCAGCTGCGGGAACTCGACGTACGGATCTCGATCGACGACTTCGGCACCGGATATTCGTCGTTGAGTTACCTGCACCGGCTGCCAGCCACCGACCTGAAGATCGACCGGTCCTTCGTGGACCGGCTCGACTCGCCCGACCCGAAGGCCTACGCCACGGTCGAGATGGTCACCCGGCTCGCCGATGCGTTCGGGCTGGTGGTGGTCGCCGAGGGGGTGGAGACCGAGGTGCAGCACGGCGCGGTCGCGGCGATCGGCTGCCCACGGGCGCAGGGCTACCGGTACGGCCGGCCGCAGCCGGTGGCCCAGCTCCGCCAGTTGATCGCCGCGCGATGA
- a CDS encoding iron-sulfur cluster assembly accessory protein: MLTMTDNAVFVIREITTQQQAPESAGLRISADPTAGSLTLTVAEQPIAGDQVVDSSGARVFLDAEAANLLQDKSLDAAVDDDGGVRFGIAEQPAG, from the coding sequence ATGCTGACCATGACCGACAACGCGGTCTTCGTGATTCGCGAGATCACCACTCAGCAGCAGGCACCGGAGAGCGCCGGCCTGCGGATCTCGGCCGACCCGACCGCCGGGTCGCTCACCCTGACCGTCGCCGAGCAGCCGATCGCGGGCGACCAGGTGGTGGATTCGTCCGGTGCCCGCGTCTTCCTCGACGCCGAGGCAGCCAACCTGCTGCAGGACAAGTCGCTCGACGCCGCTGTGGACGACGACGGCGGCGTGCGTTTCGGCATCGCCGAGCAGCCGGCCGGCTGA
- a CDS encoding winged helix-turn-helix domain-containing protein has translation MDATLRAHLMDLLEHLAGEQALTGADRRPVAGPPAGHPVGHPALRIYPEARMVLLGADEIQLTRREFDLLHCFASHPRQVFTRAQLLDRVCGHRRSGPRSIDVHIRRLRAKLGDDLPVVRTVHGVGYRLDGALPVTVARLAGADDAIGSRIGDGRVTWRFD, from the coding sequence ATGGACGCCACCCTTCGAGCCCACCTCATGGACCTGCTGGAGCACCTGGCCGGCGAGCAGGCGCTGACCGGTGCCGACCGCCGCCCGGTCGCGGGGCCGCCGGCCGGCCACCCCGTCGGGCACCCCGCACTACGGATCTACCCGGAGGCCAGGATGGTGCTGCTCGGAGCCGACGAGATCCAACTGACCCGTCGCGAGTTCGACCTGCTGCACTGCTTCGCCAGCCACCCTCGGCAGGTGTTCACCCGGGCCCAGCTGCTCGACCGGGTCTGTGGGCACCGCCGGTCCGGGCCGCGCAGCATCGACGTGCACATCCGCCGGTTGCGGGCCAAGCTCGGCGACGACCTCCCGGTGGTGCGGACCGTCCACGGAGTGGGATACCGCCTGGACGGTGCTTTACCGGTCACCGTCGCCCGGCTGGCCGGCGCCGACGACGCAATCGGCAGCCGCATCGGCGACGGTCGGGTAACGTGGAGATTTGACTGA
- a CDS encoding GTP-binding protein, which produces MPSPSAPAGRTTHRAATTRPAVTVLSGFWPAATMAVARTLLAADPALLVVRYDVGPAHDGAPHRVLRDGTGPVEDVRLDLVDGCVCCTLRADAPATLAQLAAARPGRDIVLVLPEVVEPETLATACSHGRVAGRPVGDLVRFDSYVTVVAADHLLDGLASTDDLSQLGIAAAPGDRRRLADVIARQIEYADTVVLWGGSTDQAFETHRLGVLLSRMAPWAVHLRAGDQPTIDATRLAGQLRHTDRHRPETPAVLDRGVEGHLIGVHEPVADCGVVSAVFRARRPLHPARLFAALADVTAGPLRSRGHLWLASRPETVIGWECAGGGLTLHTLGRWLVDLPDEQWEQASPQRRLAAALDWDPYYGDRHSNLVFVGVDFDPVDLHRRLAACLLTDAELADGEAGWRNLPDPFAGGGVDPG; this is translated from the coding sequence ATGCCGTCACCGTCAGCTCCGGCCGGCCGTACCACCCACCGGGCCGCCACCACCCGCCCGGCGGTCACCGTACTGTCCGGTTTCTGGCCCGCCGCCACGATGGCCGTCGCCCGGACCCTGCTCGCCGCCGACCCGGCCCTGCTCGTCGTCCGCTACGACGTCGGCCCGGCGCACGACGGTGCCCCGCACCGGGTGCTCCGCGACGGCACCGGCCCGGTCGAGGACGTCCGTCTCGACCTCGTCGACGGCTGTGTCTGCTGCACCCTGCGGGCGGACGCACCGGCCACGTTGGCCCAACTCGCCGCCGCCCGACCCGGCCGGGACATCGTGCTGGTCCTGCCCGAAGTGGTCGAACCGGAGACGCTCGCCACCGCCTGCTCGCACGGTCGGGTGGCCGGGCGACCGGTCGGCGACCTGGTCCGGTTCGACTCGTACGTCACGGTCGTCGCCGCCGACCACCTGCTCGACGGCCTGGCCAGCACCGACGACCTGAGCCAACTGGGCATCGCCGCCGCCCCTGGCGACCGCCGTCGGCTCGCCGACGTGATCGCCCGGCAGATCGAGTACGCCGACACGGTCGTGCTGTGGGGCGGGTCGACCGACCAGGCCTTCGAGACGCACCGGCTCGGTGTGCTGCTGTCCCGGATGGCCCCGTGGGCGGTGCACCTGCGGGCCGGCGACCAGCCGACGATCGACGCCACCCGGCTCGCCGGCCAACTGCGGCACACCGACCGGCACCGGCCGGAGACGCCAGCGGTGCTGGACCGCGGCGTCGAGGGTCACCTGATCGGGGTACACGAGCCGGTCGCCGACTGCGGCGTCGTCTCCGCGGTGTTCCGCGCCCGCCGCCCGCTGCACCCCGCCCGGCTGTTCGCCGCGTTGGCCGACGTCACGGCGGGTCCGCTGCGGTCCCGTGGGCACCTCTGGCTGGCCAGCCGGCCGGAGACGGTGATCGGCTGGGAGTGCGCCGGCGGCGGCCTCACCCTGCACACCCTCGGCCGGTGGCTGGTCGACCTGCCGGACGAGCAGTGGGAGCAGGCCAGCCCGCAGCGCCGGCTGGCCGCCGCGCTGGACTGGGACCCGTACTACGGCGACCGGCACAGCAACCTGGTCTTCGTCGGCGTCGACTTCGATCCGGTCGACCTGCATCGCCGGCTGGCGGCCTGCCTGCTCACCGACGCCGAACTCGCTGACGGCGAGGCCGGCTGGCGTAACCTGCCGGATCCGTTCGCCGGTGGTGGGGTCGACCCCGGCTGA
- a CDS encoding ParA family protein → MTVVSVINYKGGVGKTTVTANIGAELAYRGHRVLLIDLDPQASLTFSFVEPTMWERELADERTILQWFGDVLDRGGAAPLDRYLLTPPTVNEVIGQHSEGRLDLVPSHLMLTDADLDFAASLGGSRFQHGSPRFLSLHRALAEALAAPAFTDYQVVLVDCPPNFTMVTRTGVVASDHILIPARPDYLSTLGIDYLRKKVSELVTDYNRVAAGRADQISPEILGIVFTMVQYTGHGPLLALRNFIGHPATIEIPRFQQMIRDNKTVFASAGEHGLPAVLMPDANVNVQYELQQLASEFLAKIRP, encoded by the coding sequence ATGACCGTGGTGTCCGTCATCAACTACAAGGGTGGCGTCGGCAAGACCACCGTCACCGCCAACATCGGGGCTGAACTCGCGTACCGAGGGCACCGGGTGCTGCTGATCGACCTGGACCCGCAGGCGAGCCTGACCTTCTCCTTCGTCGAACCGACCATGTGGGAGCGGGAGCTGGCCGACGAGCGGACCATCCTGCAGTGGTTCGGTGACGTGCTGGACCGTGGCGGTGCCGCACCACTGGACCGCTACCTGCTCACCCCGCCCACCGTCAACGAGGTGATCGGCCAGCACAGCGAAGGTCGGCTCGACCTGGTGCCGTCCCATCTGATGCTCACCGACGCCGACCTCGACTTCGCGGCCAGCCTGGGCGGATCGCGGTTCCAGCACGGCAGCCCGCGTTTCCTGTCCCTGCACCGGGCGCTCGCCGAGGCGCTCGCCGCGCCCGCGTTCACCGACTACCAGGTCGTCCTGGTCGACTGCCCACCGAACTTCACCATGGTCACCCGCACCGGGGTGGTCGCCAGCGACCACATCCTGATCCCGGCCCGGCCGGACTACCTGTCCACGCTCGGCATCGACTACCTGCGGAAAAAGGTCTCCGAGCTGGTGACCGACTACAACCGGGTCGCGGCGGGCCGGGCCGACCAGATCAGCCCGGAGATCCTCGGCATCGTCTTCACGATGGTCCAGTACACCGGGCACGGGCCGCTGCTGGCGCTGCGCAACTTCATCGGCCATCCTGCGACCATCGAGATCCCGCGCTTCCAGCAGATGATCCGCGACAACAAGACGGTGTTCGCCTCCGCCGGTGAGCACGGCCTGCCCGCGGTGCTGATGCCGGACGCGAACGTCAACGTCCAGTACGAGTTGCAGCAGCTCGCCAGCGAGTTCCTCGCCAAGATCCGCCCGTAG
- a CDS encoding ATP-binding domain-containing protein, whose amino-acid sequence MADMSAEIAAEQAYFDAAAGERDRRVAALGSLAQSGADRATAARLRHHAEAVTRALGGATDAVAFGRIDDESGEAYYLGRHLIGSSDSGDPLVINWQSPAAARYFTASPDDPQGLVRRRGFQCTGNVIDHLDDVLFAEIAAGIAGGSADGSGPAGVDAHLLTELARGRTGTLRDIVATIQAAQYELIRAPLQQVLVIEGGPGTGKTAIALHRVSWLLFQHPELTADDVLVVGPHPTFMRYIGQVLPGLGDAEVELRDISRLAPTVRRGRAEPAAVARLKGDARMAGLLDRALRNRIGTPDPAERLLLGNRFVTLPGEQVQQALDAAAGADLPYGGRRQLFRDRLADPVHDRAGVDPRGEPALANLVERLWPQQSPAAFLRGLLASRPRLRAAAAGLTADELELLHRRGADRISEEIWSAADLPLLDELDQLIDGGPSRRYGHVVVDEAQDLSPMQLRAVARRSRTGSCTVIGDLAQSTGGWARDSWDEVTRHLPTTCPVRVAPLRYGYRVPRQAYQFAARLLPVAAPGVTPPEVVRDGPAEPGVHRVGLTERAGRVVAVAGEHAARGAFVGVVCPPRCRREVEAALADNGLAWSSAQQGDLGAAINLVSPAEAKGLEFDAVVVVEPEQIVADDERGHRMLYVALTRTTGHLDVVCVGDPLPLTTPYRPEPGSADDQPDFTERSARLLAEHLAGQLRAGAPAAHWAEVLDEVRRQLDNRSPKGNQSPESPSKPTLEPSPTS is encoded by the coding sequence ATGGCCGACATGTCAGCGGAGATCGCCGCCGAACAGGCGTACTTCGACGCCGCCGCCGGGGAACGCGACCGGCGGGTTGCCGCACTCGGCTCGCTGGCCCAGAGCGGGGCGGACCGGGCCACCGCCGCCCGGCTGCGCCACCACGCCGAAGCCGTCACCCGGGCCCTCGGCGGCGCCACCGACGCGGTCGCGTTCGGCCGTATCGACGACGAGTCCGGCGAGGCGTACTACCTCGGGCGGCACCTGATCGGCTCGTCCGACAGCGGCGACCCGCTGGTGATCAACTGGCAGTCGCCGGCCGCGGCCCGCTACTTCACCGCCAGCCCGGACGACCCCCAGGGCCTGGTGCGCAGACGCGGATTCCAGTGCACCGGCAACGTCATCGACCACCTCGACGACGTCCTGTTCGCCGAGATCGCCGCCGGTATCGCGGGCGGGTCAGCCGACGGGTCGGGCCCGGCCGGCGTCGACGCGCACCTGCTCACCGAGCTGGCCCGGGGCCGGACCGGCACCCTGCGCGACATCGTCGCCACCATCCAGGCCGCCCAGTACGAACTGATCCGCGCCCCACTGCAGCAGGTTCTGGTGATCGAGGGCGGCCCGGGCACCGGCAAGACCGCCATCGCCCTGCACCGGGTCTCCTGGCTGCTGTTCCAGCATCCCGAGCTGACCGCCGACGACGTACTCGTGGTCGGCCCGCACCCGACGTTCATGCGCTACATCGGCCAGGTGCTGCCCGGGCTCGGCGACGCCGAGGTCGAGCTGCGCGACATCAGCCGGCTCGCCCCGACCGTACGGCGTGGCCGGGCCGAGCCGGCGGCGGTGGCCCGGCTCAAGGGCGACGCCCGGATGGCCGGCCTGCTCGACCGGGCGCTACGCAACCGGATCGGCACCCCGGACCCAGCGGAGCGGCTGCTGCTCGGCAACCGGTTCGTCACCCTGCCCGGCGAGCAGGTGCAGCAGGCACTCGACGCCGCCGCCGGGGCCGACCTGCCGTACGGCGGTCGCCGTCAGCTGTTCCGTGACCGGCTCGCCGACCCGGTCCACGACCGGGCCGGCGTCGACCCGCGCGGTGAACCGGCGCTGGCCAACCTGGTCGAGCGGCTCTGGCCGCAGCAGAGCCCGGCGGCGTTCCTACGCGGCCTGCTGGCATCCCGGCCCCGGCTGCGCGCCGCCGCCGCCGGCCTGACCGCCGACGAGCTGGAGCTGCTGCACCGGCGCGGCGCCGACCGGATCTCCGAGGAGATCTGGTCCGCCGCCGACCTGCCGCTGCTCGACGAGCTGGACCAGTTGATCGACGGCGGGCCGTCGCGCCGGTACGGGCACGTGGTGGTCGACGAGGCGCAGGACCTGTCACCGATGCAGTTGCGGGCGGTGGCCCGACGCAGCCGTACCGGCTCGTGCACGGTCATCGGCGACCTGGCCCAGTCGACCGGCGGTTGGGCCCGGGACAGCTGGGACGAGGTGACCCGGCACCTGCCGACGACCTGCCCGGTGCGGGTCGCGCCGCTGCGGTACGGCTACCGGGTGCCCCGCCAGGCGTACCAGTTCGCCGCCCGGCTGCTGCCGGTCGCCGCGCCCGGGGTGACACCACCGGAGGTGGTCCGGGACGGTCCGGCCGAACCCGGCGTGCACCGGGTCGGGCTCACCGAGCGGGCCGGGCGGGTCGTCGCGGTGGCCGGTGAGCACGCCGCGCGGGGTGCGTTCGTCGGCGTCGTCTGCCCGCCGCGCTGCCGCCGCGAGGTCGAGGCGGCGCTCGCCGACAACGGGCTCGCCTGGAGCAGCGCCCAGCAGGGCGACCTCGGCGCGGCGATCAACCTGGTCAGCCCGGCCGAGGCGAAAGGCCTGGAGTTCGACGCCGTGGTGGTCGTCGAGCCGGAACAGATCGTCGCCGACGACGAACGCGGCCACCGGATGCTGTACGTCGCGTTGACCCGCACCACCGGCCACCTGGACGTGGTCTGTGTTGGCGACCCGCTGCCGCTGACCACGCCGTACCGCCCGGAACCGGGCTCGGCCGACGACCAGCCCGACTTCACCGAACGGTCCGCCCGCCTGCTCGCCGAGCACCTTGCCGGTCAGCTCCGCGCCGGCGCGCCGGCCGCACACTGGGCGGAAGTCCTCGACGAGGTACGTCGCCAGCTTGACAACCGATCCCCGAAAGGGAATCAGTCGCCGGAATCTCCGTCAAAGCCCACGCTGGAGCCTTCCCCGACGTCCTGA
- a CDS encoding lytic polysaccharide monooxygenase: MRSRNLDQPGRRSRPAARQPVRALVLLLALMAGMLPFTGAAQAHGTIVNPASRAYQCWQDWGHQHMNPAMQQQDPMCWQAFQANPDTMWNWMSALRDGLGGNFQGRTPDGQLCSNALSRNNSLNQPGQWKKTNVGRNFTVQLYDQASHGADYFRVYVSKNGFNPATQRLGWGNLDFITQTGRYAPAQNISFNVSTSGYTGHHIVFVIWQASHLDQAYMWCSDVNFV; this comes from the coding sequence GTGCGTTCACGCAACCTCGATCAACCCGGTCGGCGATCCCGACCGGCCGCCCGCCAGCCTGTTCGAGCGCTTGTTCTGCTGCTCGCCCTGATGGCCGGCATGCTGCCGTTCACCGGCGCGGCGCAGGCTCACGGCACCATCGTCAACCCGGCGAGCCGTGCCTACCAGTGCTGGCAGGACTGGGGACACCAGCACATGAACCCGGCCATGCAGCAGCAGGACCCGATGTGCTGGCAGGCCTTCCAGGCCAACCCGGACACCATGTGGAACTGGATGAGCGCGCTGCGCGACGGACTCGGCGGCAACTTCCAGGGCCGTACCCCCGACGGGCAGCTGTGCAGCAACGCCCTCTCCCGAAACAACAGCCTGAACCAGCCCGGACAGTGGAAGAAGACCAACGTCGGTCGCAACTTCACGGTCCAGTTGTACGACCAGGCCAGCCACGGCGCCGACTACTTCCGGGTCTACGTGAGCAAGAACGGGTTCAACCCCGCTACCCAGCGGCTCGGGTGGGGAAACCTCGACTTCATCACCCAGACCGGCCGGTACGCGCCGGCACAGAACATCAGCTTCAACGTTTCGACCTCCGGTTACACCGGACACCACATCGTCTTCGTGATCTGGCAGGCGTCCCACCTCGACCAGGCCTACATGTGGTGCAGTGACGTGAACTTCGTCTGA
- a CDS encoding ABC transporter permease — translation MLRLTLRSLRAHASRLLLSSLAIVLGVGFVTGTLIFSDGLTAATEQRAGLLDRFVDVELTRDFDVPAGEAGAPDVDGEVLPATLVDAVRQVDGVAAAEGTFSWYGVGLLGPDNQSIPGLNNLVTVPADPQLAGLPLAAGRLPQRPGEAVLDARTADRRDITIGDQVQAAVTDRQPQPYQVVGLVDVAGTGVDSGGALLGLVDADARQLTGRTDLDRVLVVAAPGVGQAELAERLRSAAGGYVATRTGEQLRAAALDFSVGNGEQFTRLLLAFAAIAVFVAAFVIANTFTILLAQRTRETALLRLVGATRAQLFRAGVVEAAAVGLIGAVWGLLLGVVAAAGLRQLYAELGSGMPSGTVVSPRTVVVALVCGVGVTVGAALLPAWRGTAVPPVAALTDAALTVARPVNRLRLGAGLLLIVVGVLGLVAAGRLEDLLVVVAGGILAFVGLVLASPLIVPAVTRLLGRLTGWVAGPTARLAVANAVRNPRRAAATAMALVIGIGLVTSFSVGAHSVKRAVEREVDARIGAAFLVESDLDPVPPELVNRLRDLPELGVVLGGAEVYGAPGGFDVAAGHPDLLAKAKLAVADGDVRDFGPGRVIVNEATGFAVGDRFRLEPVPVDSVEPVDSADPVDPAGPAGSADSVGGAVGQARDVVVAAVLADPSGGDQPATGRVLAVEEDVTAVYPDIDTWLVQLDPAAGVGAEAAREAVESIVVSYPFVTFVDRAAYAEARTGTVDTVLRFVLALLALAILISLLGLANTLTLSVVERTRENALLRAVGLTRGQLRRMLATEAVLTAVSGTACGIAIGVAGAASALAVLNHAEDDIFRLDLPWTQLGVVVAVAAVAALVASVLPARRALRQPVVESLAAD, via the coding sequence GTGCTGCGGCTCACCCTGCGTTCGCTGCGCGCCCACGCCAGCCGGTTGCTGCTCTCCTCGCTGGCGATCGTCCTCGGCGTCGGCTTCGTCACCGGCACCCTGATCTTCTCCGACGGGCTGACCGCCGCCACCGAGCAACGCGCCGGGCTGCTCGACCGCTTCGTCGACGTCGAACTGACCCGCGACTTCGACGTACCGGCCGGCGAGGCCGGCGCGCCGGACGTCGACGGCGAGGTGCTGCCGGCCACGCTCGTCGACGCCGTCCGTCAGGTCGACGGGGTCGCCGCCGCCGAGGGCACCTTCAGCTGGTACGGCGTCGGGCTGCTCGGCCCGGACAACCAGTCCATCCCGGGCCTGAACAACCTGGTCACCGTCCCGGCGGATCCCCAGTTGGCCGGCCTGCCGCTGGCCGCCGGCCGGCTGCCGCAGCGGCCCGGGGAGGCGGTGCTCGACGCCCGGACCGCCGACCGGCGGGACATCACCATCGGCGACCAGGTGCAGGCCGCCGTCACCGACCGGCAGCCGCAGCCGTACCAGGTGGTCGGCCTGGTCGACGTCGCCGGCACCGGCGTCGACTCCGGTGGCGCGCTGCTCGGCCTGGTCGACGCCGACGCCCGCCAACTCACCGGCCGTACCGACCTGGACCGGGTGCTGGTCGTCGCCGCACCGGGCGTCGGCCAGGCCGAGCTGGCCGAACGCCTGCGCTCGGCCGCCGGCGGGTACGTCGCCACCCGCACCGGCGAGCAGCTGCGGGCCGCCGCGCTGGACTTCTCGGTCGGCAACGGCGAGCAGTTCACCCGGCTGCTGCTGGCGTTCGCCGCGATCGCGGTCTTCGTCGCCGCGTTCGTCATCGCCAACACGTTCACGATCCTGCTCGCCCAACGCACCCGGGAGACGGCGCTGCTGCGCCTCGTCGGGGCCACCCGTGCGCAGCTGTTCCGGGCCGGCGTCGTCGAGGCCGCCGCCGTCGGGTTGATCGGCGCGGTCTGGGGACTGCTGCTCGGGGTGGTGGCCGCCGCCGGGCTGCGCCAGCTCTACGCCGAGCTGGGCAGCGGTATGCCGAGCGGCACGGTGGTCAGCCCGCGTACCGTCGTCGTCGCCCTGGTCTGCGGCGTCGGGGTCACCGTCGGCGCGGCGCTGCTGCCGGCCTGGCGCGGCACCGCCGTACCGCCGGTCGCGGCGCTGACCGACGCGGCGCTGACCGTCGCCCGACCGGTCAACCGGTTGCGGCTCGGCGCCGGCCTGTTGCTGATCGTCGTCGGCGTGCTCGGGCTGGTCGCCGCCGGCCGGCTCGAGGACCTGCTGGTGGTGGTCGCCGGTGGGATCCTGGCCTTTGTCGGTCTGGTGCTGGCCAGCCCGTTGATCGTGCCGGCGGTCACCCGGCTGCTCGGCCGACTGACCGGTTGGGTCGCCGGTCCGACCGCCCGGCTCGCGGTCGCCAACGCGGTACGCAACCCGCGCCGCGCCGCTGCCACCGCCATGGCGCTGGTGATCGGCATCGGGCTGGTGACGTCGTTCTCGGTCGGCGCGCACAGCGTCAAACGGGCCGTGGAGCGGGAGGTCGACGCCCGGATCGGAGCCGCCTTCCTGGTTGAGTCCGACCTGGACCCGGTGCCGCCGGAGCTGGTCAACCGGCTTCGTGACCTGCCGGAACTCGGCGTGGTGCTCGGCGGCGCCGAGGTGTACGGCGCTCCGGGCGGGTTCGACGTGGCCGCCGGCCACCCCGACCTGCTGGCCAAGGCGAAGCTGGCGGTGGCCGACGGTGACGTGCGGGACTTCGGGCCGGGCCGGGTGATCGTCAACGAGGCGACCGGATTCGCCGTCGGCGACCGGTTTCGCCTGGAACCCGTTCCGGTCGACTCGGTCGAACCCGTCGACTCGGCCGATCCCGTCGATCCCGCCGGCCCGGCCGGGTCTGCCGATTCCGTCGGCGGCGCGGTCGGGCAGGCGCGCGACGTTGTCGTCGCCGCAGTCCTCGCCGACCCGAGCGGCGGCGACCAGCCGGCCACCGGCAGGGTGTTGGCCGTCGAGGAGGACGTGACCGCCGTCTACCCCGACATCGACACCTGGCTGGTGCAGCTCGACCCGGCAGCCGGCGTTGGCGCCGAGGCCGCCCGCGAGGCGGTGGAGTCGATCGTCGTCAGCTACCCGTTCGTGACCTTCGTCGACCGGGCGGCGTACGCCGAGGCGCGTACCGGCACCGTCGACACGGTGCTGCGGTTCGTGCTGGCGCTGCTGGCCCTGGCGATCCTCATCTCGCTGCTCGGGCTGGCCAACACCCTGACCCTGTCGGTGGTCGAACGGACCCGGGAGAACGCCCTGCTGCGGGCCGTCGGCCTGACCCGGGGCCAGCTGCGCCGGATGCTCGCCACCGAGGCGGTGCTGACGGCGGTCAGCGGTACGGCGTGTGGCATCGCGATCGGGGTGGCCGGGGCGGCGAGCGCGCTCGCCGTGCTCAACCATGCCGAGGACGACATCTTCCGGCTGGACCTGCCCTGGACACAGCTCGGGGTCGTCGTCGCGGTGGCGGCGGTCGCCGCGCTGGTCGCCTCGGTGTTGCCGGCCCGCCGGGCGCTGCGCCAGCCGGTCGTGGAGTCGCTGGCGGCCGACTAA